The proteins below come from a single Tenuifilum thalassicum genomic window:
- a CDS encoding murein hydrolase activator EnvC family protein gives MKYVKIQNNGLDLLLVNDYKVYCVEEGEVSKVFNIPYGGKAIIVRHGDYLSLYSNLSVVYVKPGNIVDSNTVLGKVLKQNDNTYILHFEIWNKTEPENPSNWINFDN, from the coding sequence TTGAAATATGTAAAAATACAAAATAATGGACTAGATTTGTTATTGGTTAATGATTACAAGGTTTATTGTGTTGAGGAAGGAGAAGTATCAAAGGTATTTAATATTCCTTATGGGGGTAAAGCCATTATAGTGCGACATGGTGATTATTTATCATTATATTCTAACCTATCAGTAGTGTATGTCAAACCTGGTAATATTGTAGATAGTAATACAGTTTTAGGAAAAGTACTCAAACAAAACGATAATACATATATTTTACATTTTGAAATATGGAATAAAACTGAACCTGAAAATCCAAGTAATTGGATTAATTTTGACAATTAA
- the dut gene encoding dUTP diphosphatase has product MYKVKIVNKSNFNLPEYATMHSSGVDLKANISSVIILKPFERKLIPTGIFIELPEGIEAQIRPRSGLALKKGISILNTPGTIDSDYRGEIGIIIINLSNEPVKIEPGERICQMVFAEYKRIEFEQVESLSSTERGAGGFGSTGIK; this is encoded by the coding sequence ATGTATAAGGTAAAAATTGTAAATAAATCAAACTTCAATCTACCTGAGTATGCAACTATGCATTCTAGCGGTGTTGATTTAAAAGCCAATATATCATCTGTTATTATTTTAAAGCCCTTTGAAAGAAAATTAATTCCTACAGGAATTTTCATAGAGCTACCAGAAGGGATAGAAGCTCAAATAAGACCGCGTAGTGGTTTGGCCTTAAAAAAAGGAATTTCAATTTTGAATACTCCTGGCACAATTGATTCTGATTATAGAGGAGAAATTGGAATAATAATTATAAATCTAAGTAATGAACCTGTTAAAATTGAACCAGGAGAAAGAATATGTCAAATGGTATTTGCCGAATACAAAAGAATTGAATTTGAACAGGTAGAAAGTTTATCTTCTACTGAAAGAGGAGCAGGAGGATTTGGTTCAACTGGGATAAAATAG